The Rhodopseudomonas palustris genome window below encodes:
- a CDS encoding ABC transporter substrate-binding protein produces MCINCGNDIVHADDDRFRFAINRRQTLDMLAAGGLAALGTMLGGFGQSARAADDDVVRIGYLPITDATALLVAHGMGYFKDEGLEAERPTLIRGWSPLVESFAAGKFNLVHLLKPIPVWMRYNNNFPVKIMAWAHTNGSGVVVGGESGIASFKDFGGKQVAVPFWYSMHNIVLQYALRKSGIKPVIKGQGETLAADECNLQVMAPPDMPPALAARKIDAYIVAEPFNALGEIKAGGRMLRFTGDIWKNHPCCVLCMNEEVTRKKPEWTQKVMNALVRAEIYAAANKKEVAKLLSKDGEGYLPLPAPVIERAMTYYDDKTYGESGAITHPDWKLGRIDFQPWPYPSATKLIVGAMNETVVSGDTTFLKKLDPEFVAKDLVDYHFVKQAMTKYPDWKTSPSVNPEDPFARTEVLSL; encoded by the coding sequence ATGTGCATCAATTGCGGAAATGACATCGTCCACGCCGATGACGATCGCTTCCGGTTCGCGATCAACCGCCGGCAGACGCTCGACATGCTGGCGGCCGGCGGCCTCGCCGCGCTCGGCACCATGCTGGGCGGCTTCGGCCAGTCCGCGCGTGCGGCCGACGACGACGTGGTGCGGATCGGCTATCTGCCGATCACCGATGCCACCGCGCTCCTGGTCGCGCACGGCATGGGCTACTTCAAGGACGAGGGCCTCGAGGCCGAGCGCCCGACCCTGATCCGCGGCTGGTCGCCGCTGGTGGAGAGCTTCGCCGCCGGCAAGTTCAACCTGGTGCATCTGCTCAAGCCGATCCCGGTGTGGATGCGCTACAACAACAATTTCCCGGTCAAGATCATGGCCTGGGCCCACACCAACGGCTCCGGCGTGGTGGTGGGCGGCGAGAGCGGCATCGCGTCGTTCAAGGATTTCGGCGGCAAGCAGGTCGCGGTGCCGTTCTGGTACTCGATGCACAACATCGTGCTGCAATACGCGCTGCGCAAATCCGGCATCAAGCCGGTGATCAAGGGCCAGGGCGAGACGCTCGCGGCCGACGAATGCAATCTGCAGGTGATGGCGCCGCCGGACATGCCGCCGGCGCTCGCGGCCAGGAAGATCGACGCCTACATCGTCGCCGAGCCGTTCAACGCGCTGGGCGAGATCAAGGCCGGCGGCCGGATGCTGCGCTTCACCGGCGACATCTGGAAGAATCACCCCTGCTGCGTGCTGTGCATGAACGAGGAGGTGACCAGGAAGAAGCCGGAATGGACCCAGAAGGTGATGAACGCGCTGGTCCGCGCCGAAATCTACGCCGCCGCCAACAAGAAGGAAGTCGCCAAGCTGCTGTCGAAGGACGGCGAAGGCTATCTGCCGCTGCCGGCGCCGGTGATCGAGCGCGCGATGACCTATTACGACGACAAGACCTATGGCGAGAGCGGCGCCATCACCCATCCGGACTGGAAGCTCGGCCGGATCGACTTCCAGCCCTGGCCGTATCCGTCGGCGACCAAGCTGATCGTCGGCGCGATGAACGAGACGGTGGTCTCGGGCGATACCACCTTCCTGAAGAAGCTCGATCCGGAATTCGTCGCCAAGGATCTGGTCGACTATCACTTCGTCAAGCAGGCGATGACGAAGTACCCGGACTGGAAGACATCGCCGAGCGTCAATCCCGAAGATCCCTTCGCCCGGACCGAGGTGCTGTCGCTGTGA
- a CDS encoding ABC transporter ATP-binding protein, which produces MPAFQPKKAWPGAHIAIQGVSHRYRRSSGNALSGIDLEIKPCEAVALVGRSGCGKSTLLHIIAGLIAPSTGEIRIDGARVEGASPRWIVMFQQPHLYPWMSVAQNVGLGLKFAGRPRAEIAARVRELLHLVELDGYAERNAQDLSGGQQQRVALARSLATCPEVLLLDEPFSALDAVTRRALQRDVRRIAEEMKITLVIVTHDIPEAVTMADRAVIMRSDPGRIAEIVPVAVDRAEADPDRRAANIQAAQARLQAAFERATGRAGPEPSLTRHSDNQETPRTEPLKIVAAGHR; this is translated from the coding sequence ATGCCGGCATTTCAACCCAAGAAGGCCTGGCCCGGGGCGCATATCGCCATCCAGGGCGTAAGTCACCGCTACCGTCGCTCGAGCGGCAACGCGCTGAGCGGAATCGATCTCGAGATCAAGCCCTGCGAGGCCGTGGCGCTGGTCGGGCGCTCAGGCTGCGGCAAGTCGACCTTGCTGCACATCATCGCCGGCCTGATCGCGCCGAGCACGGGCGAGATCCGCATCGACGGCGCCAGGGTCGAAGGCGCGTCGCCGCGCTGGATCGTGATGTTCCAGCAGCCGCATCTGTATCCGTGGATGAGCGTGGCGCAGAACGTCGGGCTCGGACTGAAATTCGCCGGCCGGCCGCGCGCGGAGATCGCCGCGCGGGTCCGCGAATTGCTGCACCTCGTCGAACTCGACGGCTACGCCGAGCGCAACGCGCAGGACCTCTCCGGTGGCCAGCAGCAGCGCGTCGCGCTGGCGCGGTCGCTCGCGACCTGCCCGGAAGTGCTGCTGCTGGACGAGCCGTTTTCCGCGCTCGACGCCGTCACCCGCCGCGCCTTGCAGCGCGACGTCCGCCGCATCGCCGAGGAGATGAAGATCACGCTGGTGATCGTCACCCACGACATTCCGGAAGCGGTGACGATGGCGGATCGCGCGGTGATCATGCGATCCGACCCCGGTCGCATCGCCGAGATCGTGCCGGTCGCGGTCGATCGCGCCGAGGCCGATCCGGACCGCCGCGCGGCGAACATCCAGGCCGCGCAGGCGCGGCTGCAGGCGGCGTTCGAACGCGCCACCGGCCGTGCCGGACCGGAACCATCGCTCACGCGCCACTCCGACAATCAAGAAACGCCACGGACGGAACCGCTCAAGATCGTCGCCGCCGGCCACCGCTGA
- a CDS encoding sulfurtransferase: MTEKVLVTPAELSEMLSSPTTVVIDTRNPDAYAAGHIPGAVNIHEIFTYLATSTPEGVKEMSEKFAAAFGAAGLSGEETAVIYEQSMNTGFGQSCRGYVLLKSLGYPKVKILHGGYAAWTTAGLPSTTDVPTPTPKSFTVDPAAASILVDLESMKAAVADSTKVKLDTRDVDEWIGESSSPYGKDFCPRKGRIPGAVWIEWYRMMKPSPDGPMFKSSSEILAECASVGITPETPVVLYCFKGARASNTLVALKEAGIKDVSLYFGSWNEWSRDPSLPIEEGAPYSAPSLMAAE; this comes from the coding sequence ATGACTGAGAAGGTTCTTGTCACGCCGGCCGAACTATCCGAAATGCTGTCGTCGCCGACCACGGTGGTGATCGACACCCGCAATCCCGACGCCTATGCGGCGGGTCATATTCCGGGCGCCGTCAACATCCACGAGATCTTCACCTATCTCGCCACCTCGACGCCCGAGGGCGTCAAGGAGATGAGCGAGAAATTCGCCGCCGCCTTCGGCGCCGCCGGCCTGTCCGGCGAAGAGACCGCGGTGATCTACGAACAGTCGATGAACACCGGCTTCGGCCAGTCCTGCCGCGGCTACGTGCTGCTGAAGTCACTCGGCTATCCCAAGGTCAAGATCCTGCACGGCGGCTACGCCGCCTGGACCACGGCCGGCCTGCCGAGCACCACCGACGTGCCGACGCCCACGCCCAAGAGCTTCACGGTCGACCCGGCCGCCGCTTCGATCCTGGTCGATCTGGAATCGATGAAGGCCGCGGTGGCTGATAGCACCAAGGTCAAGCTCGACACCCGCGACGTCGACGAATGGATCGGCGAAAGCTCGTCGCCCTACGGCAAGGATTTCTGCCCGCGCAAGGGCCGCATCCCCGGCGCGGTTTGGATCGAATGGTACCGGATGATGAAGCCGTCGCCGGACGGCCCGATGTTCAAATCGTCGAGCGAGATCCTGGCCGAATGCGCCAGCGTCGGTATCACCCCCGAGACCCCGGTGGTGCTGTACTGCTTCAAGGGCGCCCGCGCCTCGAACACGCTGGTGGCGCTGAAGGAAGCCGGCATCAAGGACGTCAGCCTGTATTTCGGCTCCTGGAACGAATGGTCGCGCGACCCGTCGCTGCCGATCGAGGAAGGCGCCCCCTATTCGGCACCGTCGCTGATGGCGGCGGAGTAA
- a CDS encoding acyl-CoA dehydrogenase family protein: MLDVQSVTTGDAAVLPGAEVVEAVRALSARELPSLVNRIDVDGHYPEDLMRAFGRLGAYAHHLPGKSPNLDLMTSINAMAAAGEHCLSTSFCMWCQDALAWYIYASDNEHLRTGIGPQIATGAALGGTALSNPMKSLFGIEPMRLKGRRVAGGYVVKGLLPYVSNLGADHYFGGIFEVEDGGATRNVMAVIPCAAEGVNLADNAKFTALDGTRTFAVQMRDVMVPDAWVLADPVDDFIKRIRAGFILLQAGMAFGLIRDCLRLIEQCKGPLGHVNKYLDVQPEPIAEGLAAMEAEVARLAATPFESDRDYWRAVIEARLAAGDASVAAAHAAMLHCGARGYVAGAAAQRRLREAYFVAIVTPATKQLRKMLADMAH; the protein is encoded by the coding sequence ATGCTGGATGTCCAGTCAGTGACCACAGGTGATGCCGCCGTGCTTCCCGGCGCCGAAGTCGTCGAGGCGGTGCGGGCGCTGTCCGCGCGCGAACTGCCGTCGCTGGTCAACCGGATCGACGTCGACGGTCACTACCCGGAAGATCTGATGCGCGCCTTCGGGCGCCTCGGCGCCTATGCGCATCATCTGCCGGGCAAGAGCCCGAACCTCGACCTGATGACCTCGATCAACGCGATGGCGGCGGCCGGCGAGCACTGCCTGTCGACCTCGTTCTGCATGTGGTGTCAGGACGCGCTGGCCTGGTACATCTACGCCTCGGACAACGAGCACCTGCGGACCGGGATCGGCCCGCAGATCGCGACCGGCGCGGCGCTCGGCGGCACCGCGCTGTCGAATCCGATGAAGTCGCTGTTCGGCATCGAGCCGATGCGGCTGAAGGGACGACGCGTCGCCGGCGGCTACGTCGTCAAGGGGCTGCTGCCCTACGTCTCCAACCTCGGCGCCGATCATTATTTCGGCGGCATCTTCGAGGTCGAGGATGGCGGCGCGACGCGCAACGTGATGGCGGTGATTCCCTGCGCCGCCGAAGGCGTCAACCTCGCCGACAATGCGAAGTTCACCGCGCTCGACGGCACCCGCACCTTCGCGGTGCAGATGCGCGACGTGATGGTGCCGGACGCCTGGGTGCTGGCCGATCCGGTCGACGACTTCATCAAGCGGATCCGCGCCGGCTTCATCCTGCTGCAGGCCGGCATGGCGTTCGGCCTGATCCGCGACTGCCTGCGGCTGATCGAGCAGTGCAAAGGCCCGCTCGGCCACGTCAACAAATATCTCGACGTCCAGCCCGAGCCGATCGCCGAAGGGCTCGCGGCGATGGAGGCCGAGGTCGCGCGCCTCGCCGCGACGCCGTTCGAGAGCGACCGCGACTACTGGCGCGCGGTGATCGAGGCGCGGCTCGCCGCCGGCGACGCCTCGGTCGCCGCCGCTCACGCCGCGATGCTTCATTGCGGCGCACGCGGCTATGTCGCCGGCGCCGCCGCGCAGCGCCGGCTGCGCGAGGCTTACTTCGTGGCGATCGTGACGCCGGCGACCAAGCAACTCCGCAAGATGCTGGCGGACATGGCGCATTAG
- a CDS encoding OsmC family protein: MTKAATAMTACLTPDAPTAMTGCLAPIDKAGLDDLIAKGKADPTVIKTLKCKTVAEGRFRHLNFIRALPPYIVDEPPGLLGDDTAPNPSEASLAALGSCLAVGIHANAVARGITVYKLEIELEGDLNITGVWGTGDLSEKPVGFTDVRCKVTFEADRPREELDALVAHARLWSPVANTFSRPVNLDIAMT, encoded by the coding sequence ATGACCAAAGCCGCCACCGCGATGACCGCCTGCCTCACCCCGGACGCCCCGACCGCCATGACAGGCTGCCTCGCGCCGATCGACAAGGCCGGCCTCGACGACCTGATCGCCAAGGGCAAGGCCGATCCGACGGTGATCAAGACGCTGAAGTGCAAGACCGTCGCCGAGGGCCGCTTCCGTCATCTCAACTTCATCCGCGCGCTGCCGCCCTACATCGTCGACGAGCCGCCGGGCCTTCTTGGTGACGATACCGCGCCGAATCCGTCGGAAGCCTCGCTCGCCGCGCTCGGCTCCTGCCTCGCGGTCGGCATCCATGCCAACGCCGTGGCCCGCGGCATCACCGTCTACAAGCTCGAGATCGAACTCGAGGGCGACCTCAACATCACCGGCGTCTGGGGCACCGGCGATCTCTCCGAAAAGCCGGTCGGCTTCACCGACGTCCGCTGCAAGGTGACGTTCGAGGCCGACCGTCCGCGCGAAGAACTCGACGCGCTGGTCGCGCATGCGCGGCTGTGGTCGCCGGTGGCGAACACCTTCTCGCGCCCGGTCAATCTCGACATCGCGATGACCTGA
- a CDS encoding TetR/AcrR family transcriptional regulator, with protein MAQAAPHPAIDAPPAVRTSPRDRLIDSARLLFCRYGINSVGVDAIIADAGTAKTTLYKLFGSKDGLVEAVLQHEGQSWRTWFIDEIDGPGGSARERLARIGPALKTWFSRPDFYGCPFINAVGESDKADDRMRSLAIAHKTIVHDRLTALCAEAEIAEPAQVAHTLGLVIDGAIVMALVTRDAGAADVAGRACAAILPA; from the coding sequence ATGGCTCAGGCAGCACCCCACCCCGCGATCGACGCGCCACCCGCCGTGCGGACGTCACCGCGCGACCGGCTGATCGACAGCGCGCGGCTGCTGTTCTGCCGCTACGGCATCAACTCGGTGGGCGTCGACGCCATCATTGCCGACGCGGGCACCGCCAAGACCACGCTCTACAAGCTGTTCGGCTCCAAGGACGGCCTGGTCGAAGCCGTGCTGCAGCATGAGGGACAGAGCTGGCGGACCTGGTTCATCGACGAGATCGACGGGCCGGGCGGTAGCGCGCGCGAGCGGCTGGCGCGGATCGGCCCGGCGCTGAAGACCTGGTTCAGCCGTCCCGATTTCTACGGCTGTCCGTTCATCAATGCGGTCGGCGAATCCGACAAGGCCGACGACCGGATGCGCAGCCTGGCGATCGCGCACAAGACCATCGTGCACGATCGCCTGACCGCGTTGTGCGCCGAGGCCGAAATCGCCGAACCGGCGCAAGTCGCGCACACGCTCGGGCTGGTAATCGACGGCGCCATCGTGATGGCGCTGGTGACGCGCGACGCCGGCGCCGCCGATGTCGCCGGACGCGCCTGCGCGGCGATCCTGCCGGCCTGA
- a CDS encoding acyltransferase family protein, whose translation MRPSYRSDIDGLRAIAVLLVIAFHAFPNSVRGGFVGVDVFFVISGFLITSIICQAQRSGDFSFRTFYARRINRIFPALALVLITCAVAGWFLLFPVDYRDAGKAIGFGAAFLSNLALLHDAGYFDTSSELNPLLHLWSLGVEEQFYLLWPPVIVLAWRWQRGALIAALAILVASFAANIVLTPINPLAAFYLPVTRFWELMTGCLLAIAAGAGPGRDISSIAALGAVRALFERHAAAIRAVCAWLGLLLLAAGAALISNDRGFPGWWAALPVFGAALLIFAGPSPWVSRHLLGNRPMVYVGLISYPLYLWHWPLLAAIRIVRFGEEPPPLMKAIAIVVAFALAHLTWRFVERPFRARPSRGKTTAAFAAVAVAGLAGAGIYAASGFPSRFGPEIQRVTGDLVEEAKTAFRSGHCFFEGPAAFEPQCDDDAPADAPRVVLWGDSHGAHLYPGLRAVQQADGGFRLSQYNTTACPPILGFASVKSPFCRANNDIVHARLKRLKPDTVILVAREWRNYDWSDQKDDASEALIRATLAELRAIGVRRIVVVGMFPSWRTPPRRILAQYYRARAAGLAAPDAIPLRDAPPRLSTSEAEGNEALRRFFEAEGVAFVSPTPSFCNAQGCLLSVPGDSGTPIMFDGSHLTPAASEFFVRQRARELLGR comes from the coding sequence ATGAGGCCGAGCTACCGCAGCGATATCGACGGATTGCGCGCCATCGCCGTGTTGCTGGTGATCGCGTTTCATGCCTTCCCGAATTCCGTTCGCGGCGGCTTCGTCGGCGTCGACGTGTTCTTCGTGATCTCCGGCTTCCTGATCACCTCGATCATCTGCCAGGCCCAGCGCAGCGGCGATTTCAGCTTCCGCACGTTCTACGCGCGACGCATCAACCGCATCTTTCCGGCGCTGGCGCTGGTGCTGATCACCTGCGCGGTGGCCGGGTGGTTCCTGCTGTTTCCGGTCGATTACCGCGATGCCGGCAAGGCGATCGGGTTCGGCGCCGCGTTTCTGTCCAATCTCGCGCTGCTGCACGACGCCGGCTATTTCGACACCTCGTCCGAACTCAATCCGCTGCTGCATCTGTGGTCGCTCGGCGTCGAGGAGCAGTTCTATCTGCTGTGGCCGCCGGTAATCGTGCTGGCGTGGCGATGGCAACGCGGGGCGCTGATCGCGGCCCTCGCGATCCTGGTGGCATCGTTCGCCGCCAACATCGTCCTCACGCCGATCAATCCGCTCGCGGCGTTCTATTTGCCGGTGACGCGGTTCTGGGAGCTGATGACGGGTTGCCTGCTCGCGATCGCCGCGGGCGCAGGCCCGGGCCGTGACATCAGCTCGATCGCGGCGCTCGGCGCCGTCCGTGCGCTGTTCGAACGCCATGCGGCGGCGATCCGCGCCGTCTGCGCCTGGCTTGGTCTTCTCCTGCTCGCGGCCGGCGCGGCGCTGATCAGCAACGATCGCGGCTTTCCCGGCTGGTGGGCGGCGCTGCCGGTGTTCGGCGCGGCGTTGCTGATTTTCGCCGGCCCCTCGCCCTGGGTGAGCCGGCATCTGCTCGGCAACCGCCCGATGGTCTATGTCGGGCTGATCAGCTATCCGCTGTATCTGTGGCACTGGCCGCTGCTCGCCGCGATCCGGATCGTTCGGTTCGGCGAAGAGCCACCGCCGCTGATGAAGGCGATCGCGATCGTCGTCGCGTTTGCGCTGGCGCATCTCACCTGGCGGTTCGTCGAGCGGCCGTTCCGCGCGCGCCCGAGCCGCGGCAAGACCACGGCCGCGTTCGCGGCCGTGGCGGTCGCCGGCCTCGCCGGAGCCGGCATCTATGCGGCCAGCGGATTCCCGTCGCGCTTCGGGCCCGAGATCCAGCGCGTCACCGGCGATCTCGTCGAGGAGGCGAAGACCGCCTTTCGCAGCGGCCATTGCTTCTTCGAAGGCCCGGCCGCGTTCGAGCCGCAATGCGACGACGACGCCCCGGCAGACGCGCCGCGTGTCGTGCTGTGGGGCGACTCCCATGGGGCGCATCTCTATCCCGGGCTGCGCGCGGTGCAGCAGGCCGATGGCGGCTTTCGTCTGTCGCAATACAACACCACGGCGTGTCCGCCGATCCTCGGCTTCGCGAGCGTCAAGTCGCCGTTCTGTCGTGCCAATAACGACATCGTGCATGCGCGGCTGAAACGGCTGAAGCCGGACACGGTGATCCTGGTGGCGCGGGAGTGGCGCAACTACGATTGGAGCGATCAGAAGGACGATGCGTCCGAGGCCCTGATCCGCGCGACGCTTGCCGAACTCCGCGCAATCGGTGTCCGGCGCATCGTGGTGGTCGGGATGTTTCCGTCGTGGCGCACGCCGCCCCGGCGCATCCTCGCGCAGTATTATCGCGCCCGCGCGGCCGGTCTCGCCGCGCCCGACGCGATCCCGCTACGCGATGCGCCGCCGCGACTGTCGACTTCCGAGGCCGAGGGCAACGAGGCGTTGCGGCGGTTCTTCGAGGCGGAGGGCGTGGCGTTCGTATCGCCGACGCCGAGCTTCTGCAATGCGCAGGGCTGCCTGCTGAGCGTGCCCGGCGACAGCGGCACGCCCATCATGTTCGACGGTAGCCACCTAACGCCGGCCGCGTCGGAATTCTTCGTCCGCCAACGGGCGCGCGAACTGCTCGGGCGCTGA
- a CDS encoding secondary thiamine-phosphate synthase enzyme YjbQ, producing the protein MNIVRHRIELATTAPIQIIDITEQVRGFVAGSGLKDGLVTVSCLHTTARINVNEREEKLERDILTFLKRFAPRDGDYLHNLAPIDGRDNAHSHLIGLFMNSSETIPLASGAMVLGEWQSIFFIELDGPRERRGVELQIIGQG; encoded by the coding sequence ATGAACATCGTCAGGCACCGGATCGAACTCGCCACCACGGCGCCGATCCAGATCATCGACATCACCGAGCAGGTCCGCGGCTTCGTCGCCGGCAGCGGCCTGAAAGACGGCCTCGTCACCGTGAGCTGCCTGCACACCACGGCGCGGATCAACGTCAATGAGCGCGAGGAGAAGCTCGAGCGCGACATTTTGACGTTTCTGAAACGCTTCGCGCCGCGCGACGGCGACTATCTGCACAATCTCGCGCCGATCGACGGCCGCGACAACGCCCATTCGCATCTGATCGGACTGTTCATGAATTCGTCGGAGACGATCCCGCTCGCGAGCGGCGCGATGGTGCTGGGCGAATGGCAGTCGATCTTCTTCATCGAACTCGACGGCCCGCGCGAGCGCCGCGGCGTCGAGCTGCAGATCATCGGGCAGGGTTAG
- a CDS encoding RuBisCO large subunit C-terminal-like domain-containing protein has protein sequence MTPDDIAGFYATRAELDPDDYIELDFDFECAGDPREAAAHLCSEQSTAQWRRVGIDEDFRPRFAAKVLELSAEPRPSGFSTPVECAARGPVHACRVTIAHPHGNFGAKIPNLLSAVCGEGVFFSPGIPLIRLQDIRFPDSYLAAFEGPRFGIAGLRERLQAFDRPIFFGVIKPNIGLPAEPFAELGYQAWRGGLDIAKDDEMLADVDWCPLAERAALLGDACRKAAAETGVPKIYLANITDEVDRLIELHDVAVANGAGALLINAMPVGLSAVRMLRRHATVPLIAHFPFIAAFSRLANYGIHSRVMTRLQRLAGFDVVIMPGFGPRMMTPEHEVMECVRVCLEPMGPIKPCLPVPGGSDSAATLEGVYRKVGSVDFGFVPGRGVFGHPMGPAAGAASLRQAWDAIAAGIPVGEHAANHPELAAALRAFGGR, from the coding sequence ATGACGCCGGACGACATTGCAGGCTTCTACGCGACGCGCGCGGAGCTCGACCCCGACGATTACATCGAACTCGATTTCGACTTCGAATGCGCCGGTGATCCGCGCGAGGCGGCGGCGCATCTGTGCAGCGAGCAATCCACCGCGCAGTGGCGCCGGGTCGGAATCGACGAGGATTTCCGGCCGCGTTTCGCGGCGAAAGTGCTGGAGCTGTCCGCCGAGCCGCGGCCGTCTGGCTTCAGCACGCCGGTCGAATGTGCGGCGCGCGGGCCGGTTCACGCCTGCCGCGTCACGATCGCGCATCCGCACGGCAATTTCGGCGCGAAGATTCCCAATTTGCTGTCGGCGGTGTGCGGTGAGGGCGTGTTCTTCTCGCCCGGCATTCCGTTGATCCGGCTGCAGGACATCCGGTTTCCGGACAGCTACCTGGCGGCGTTCGAAGGTCCGCGCTTCGGCATCGCCGGCCTGCGCGAACGGCTTCAGGCGTTCGATCGGCCGATCTTCTTCGGCGTGATCAAGCCGAATATCGGCCTGCCGGCGGAGCCGTTCGCCGAACTCGGTTACCAGGCCTGGCGCGGCGGCCTCGATATCGCCAAGGACGACGAGATGCTGGCGGATGTCGACTGGTGTCCGCTCGCCGAGCGCGCGGCGCTGCTCGGCGACGCCTGCCGGAAGGCCGCGGCCGAGACCGGCGTGCCGAAGATCTACCTCGCCAATATCACCGACGAAGTGGATCGGCTGATCGAGCTGCATGATGTCGCGGTGGCGAACGGCGCCGGCGCGCTGCTGATCAACGCGATGCCGGTCGGCCTGTCGGCGGTGCGGATGCTGCGCCGGCATGCCACGGTGCCGCTGATCGCGCATTTCCCGTTCATCGCCGCGTTCAGCCGGCTCGCCAATTACGGAATCCATTCGCGGGTGATGACGCGGCTGCAGCGCCTCGCCGGTTTCGACGTGGTGATCATGCCGGGCTTCGGGCCGCGGATGATGACGCCGGAGCACGAGGTGATGGAGTGCGTGCGCGTCTGCCTCGAGCCGATGGGGCCGATCAAACCGTGCCTGCCGGTGCCGGGCGGCAGCGATTCCGCCGCGACGCTGGAGGGCGTGTACCGCAAGGTCGGTAGCGTCGATTTCGGCTTCGTGCCGGGCCGCGGCGTGTTCGGCCACCCGATGGGACCCGCAGCCGGCGCCGCCAGTCTGCGTCAGGCGTGGGACGCGATCGCGGCCGGCATCCCGGTCGGCGAGCACGCCGCCAATCATCCCGAACTCGCGGCGGCGTTGCGGGCGTTCGGCGGCCGCTGA
- a CDS encoding photosynthesis regulator, producing MHQESIVSTVIPHLLVKHAAAPARIRAAKDPADARADELARLLIAPNLADAFDLIDRSLTRAASPTALFTGLFEPTARKLGDLWSEDACSEFEVAIGLCHLQTAMRRISFDLLSAPLTRSQPRTVLVVSQPGEPHSFCAALHSELLRQAGWNTVGEFPDNEKALTDLVANGWFDAVNLSLSPALRREHWLPRVAESIRKIRKASRNPALAVVASGRVFAERADACALVGADAATVSSVQIERCLMRSLLNRTARPAANFAWI from the coding sequence GTGCATCAAGAAAGCATAGTCTCGACGGTCATCCCGCACCTTCTCGTCAAGCACGCCGCCGCACCGGCGCGGATCCGCGCGGCGAAAGACCCGGCGGACGCCCGCGCCGACGAACTGGCCCGGCTGCTGATCGCCCCCAATCTCGCCGACGCATTCGACCTGATCGACCGTTCGCTGACGCGCGCGGCTTCGCCGACCGCCTTGTTCACCGGCCTGTTCGAGCCGACCGCGCGCAAGCTCGGCGATCTGTGGAGCGAGGATGCCTGCAGCGAATTCGAGGTCGCGATCGGCCTGTGCCACCTGCAGACCGCGATGCGCCGTATCAGCTTCGATCTGCTGTCGGCGCCGCTGACCCGCTCGCAGCCGCGCACGGTGCTGGTGGTTTCGCAGCCCGGCGAGCCGCATTCGTTCTGCGCCGCCCTGCATTCCGAGCTGCTGCGCCAAGCCGGCTGGAACACGGTCGGTGAGTTTCCCGACAACGAAAAGGCGCTCACCGATCTGGTCGCCAATGGCTGGTTCGATGCGGTCAACCTGTCGCTCAGCCCGGCGCTGCGCCGCGAGCACTGGCTGCCCCGTGTCGCCGAGAGCATCCGCAAGATCCGCAAAGCCTCGCGCAATCCGGCGCTCGCCGTCGTCGCCAGCGGCCGGGTCTTCGCCGAACGCGCCGATGCCTGCGCGCTGGTCGGCGCCGACGCCGCGACCGTCTCCTCGGTCCAGATCGAGCGCTGCCTGATGCGCTCGCTGCTCAACCGCACGGCCCGCCCGGCGGCGAACTTCGCCTGGATCTGA
- a CDS encoding HAMP domain-containing protein — MQFDLSNRSLAQKISILVLGITFVVALAIGGVSQLVLHKVTTDQAKQHASVASLDRLIGHGGATLSPVRAADGSIVGMLVMQQDAGAVVMPASYEGQGLLVQAAETVTAPAANYAMSAANTMLLLAGIVVFAVVGLIGTRISRGLLAPLGELEKDVEKLASGETNIRIHALSRSDEIGRIARSIAKIQESLIELAKLKTQRVVGGANSMLENLKEMWGDLRSAARNAREMLLTDGKTISETLSRSWSEWVHNGLGVPKRA, encoded by the coding sequence ATGCAATTCGACCTTTCAAATCGGAGCCTCGCGCAAAAGATCTCGATTCTGGTGCTGGGAATTACCTTCGTGGTGGCGCTCGCCATCGGCGGCGTCAGCCAGCTGGTGCTGCACAAGGTCACCACCGACCAGGCCAAGCAGCACGCCAGCGTGGCCTCGCTGGACCGTCTGATCGGACATGGAGGGGCGACGCTGTCGCCGGTCCGGGCGGCGGATGGCAGTATCGTCGGCATGCTGGTGATGCAGCAGGATGCCGGAGCCGTGGTGATGCCGGCCTCCTATGAGGGCCAGGGCCTCCTGGTCCAGGCGGCCGAGACCGTCACCGCGCCGGCCGCGAATTACGCCATGAGCGCCGCGAACACGATGCTGCTGCTCGCCGGGATCGTTGTCTTCGCCGTGGTCGGCCTGATCGGCACCCGGATCTCGCGCGGCCTGCTCGCTCCGCTCGGTGAACTCGAGAAGGACGTCGAGAAGCTCGCCAGCGGCGAGACCAACATCCGCATCCACGCCCTCAGCCGCTCCGACGAGATCGGCCGGATCGCGCGCTCGATCGCCAAGATCCAGGAATCGCTGATCGAACTCGCCAAGCTCAAGACCCAGCGGGTGGTCGGCGGCGCCAATTCGATGCTGGAGAATCTCAAGGAGATGTGGGGCGACCTGAGATCCGCGGCCCGCAATGCCCGCGAGATGCTGCTCACCGACGGCAAGACCATCAGCGAGACGCTGTCGCGATCCTGGAGCGAATGGGTGCATAACGGCCTCGGCGTTCCGAAACGCGCCTGA